From the Corticium candelabrum chromosome 2, ooCorCand1.1, whole genome shotgun sequence genome, one window contains:
- the LOC134198536 gene encoding uncharacterized protein LOC134198536 produces MLREEQRLSHAEPASIPCGHFFIEREAFQTMVQKICALLQDSEMYALTEQYLCDSAELVDGGRHLVTNTLWLCRYIMGPIISSRACKDSEEFQIRMEAMPDGTAFLENVADALDRFSLLYGTPAVNASAAVEILCYMGLTLRLPTENRFLFPALIQEDKPLTVWTPPEENTGMVYAGIRLQCQFDIEIISPAVMPLLQCEAAQRRDEMHVILWNGGLYAVEVGDHVDPTVEAVVCVSDKKRAIRALDITARGPPHFQHDVKKFLDKLEKMTMRIVDAKCPGTRIEKQFLSHQHITRHTQRPIAHSLNDIRAAKRHNGIVMKTTNAETVKDSVVDLLAVDDDHIVYKLQSFGKHCRGKWLEFGRVLLNSTPDQVRDVVAHLGRDATMMDRFCHVMEVWMKTNWRGATLDTFLQACDRVGDGLKGNVLRELGLEHDPHYSHSHRRSSLPEECCKSPVKKRREERGSFQMEMEPDDSHHLATLSVSAISNMAASKLSPKQIVAVACQVTDKWVQFASILAPGIFTIAATDVIVRKYRDDPFQQARAMLEAWSNDMHKQASCRAVIRTFLQMKLKAKACEVFGDELVEFVSQNR; encoded by the exons ATGCTACGCGAAGAACAACGACTGTCGCACGCAGAACCGGCCAGCATTCCCTGCGGCCATTTCTTTATCGAGAGGGAAGCATTTCAGACTATGGTACAGAAGATATGCGCTCTCCTGCAAGACTCAGAGATGTATGCTCTCACAGAGCAATATTTATGTGACAGTGCTGAG CTTGTTGACGGAGGGAGGCATTTAGTGACCAACACGCTGTGGTTATGCCGTTACATTATGGGTCCTATAATCTCATCCAGAGCTTGCAAAGATTCGGAAGAATTTCAAATCAGAATGGAAGCGATGCCCGACGGCACTGCGTTCTTGGAGAACGTCGCTGACGCTCTGGATCGTTTCAGTCTGCTGTACGGCACGCCGGCCGTCAATGCGTCAGCAGCAGTCGAAATTCTCTGCTACATGGGGCTCACACTGCGTCTCCCGACCGAGAACCGATTTTTGTTTCCGGCTTTGATCCAAGAGGATAAGCCACTGACAGTTTGGACGCCACCAGAAGAGAATACTG GTATGGTGTACGCTGGTATTCGTTTGCAATGCCAATTCGATATCGAGATCATCTCTCCGGCCGTCATGCCGCTATTGCAGTGCGAGGCAGCGCAACGGCGTGACGAGATGCACGTCATCCTCTGGAATGGCGGACTGTACGCCGTCGAAGTCGGCGACCATGTGGATCCGACCGTCGAGGCCGTCGTTTGCGTCAGCGACAAGAAGAGAGCGATACGAGCTTTGGACATTACCGCGCGGGGGCCGCCTCATTTTCAACACGACGTCAAAAAATTTCTCGATAAATTAGAGAAGATGACGATGCGCATTGTCGACGCCAAGTGTCCCGGCACGAGGATCGAAAAGCAATTCCTGAGCCACCAGCACATCACACGACACACGCAGCGGCCTATTGCGCATTCTCTGAACGACATCCGGGCAGCGAAACGCCACAATGGCATCGTCATGAAGACAACCAATGCAGAAACAGTGAAAGACTCTGTTGTCGATCTCCTTGCTGTTGATGATGATCACATTGTATACAAACTGCAGTCGTTTGGTAAACATTGTCGCGGCAAGTGGCTCGAGTTTGGGCGTGTTCTCTTGAATAGCACGCCTGATCAGGTCCGCGACGTTGTCGCTCATCTTGGGCGAGACGCCACAATGATGGACAGATTTTGTCATGTGATGGAGGTGTGGATGAAGACGAACTGGAGAGGGGCGACTCTCGACACGTTTCTGCAGGCTTGTGATCGCGTTGGAGACGGCCTTAAAGGGAACGTTTTGAGAGAACTGGGACTGGAACATGATCCGCACTACTCACACAGCCATAGACGCTCAAGCTTACCAG aagAATGTTGCAAGTCACCTGTGAaaaagagaagagaagaaagaggaaGCTTCCAGATGG AAATGGAGCCCGATGATTCCCATCATTTGGCGACCCTTTCGGTATCCGCCATATCTAACATGGCTGCGAGCAAATTGAGTCCAAAGCagattgttgctgttgcttgtCAAGTAACTGACAAGTGGGTGCAGTTTGCTTCTATTTTGGCGCCAGGAATATTTACCATTGCAGCCACCGACGTCATAGTTAGAAAATACAGAGACGATCCATTCCAGCAAGCTCGAGCCATGTTGGAGGCGTGGTCTAACgacatgcacaaacaagcatCTTGTCGAGCAGTGATTAGAACGTTTCTGCAAATGAAATTGAAGGCGAAGGCGTGTGAAGTATTTGGAGACGAATTGGTAGAATTTGTTAGTCAGAATAGGTGA
- the LOC134198630 gene encoding TNF receptor-associated factor 3-like isoform X1 codes for MVDTTSTTASLEGVGSDDQNDDDDDDDISRASLHGVGLASELRYDYADSVNDLRCARCREVLQGEVVQAVCGHRIDSYCYKQIMLNCNQPSCPACDTVLDAKKCWRDVFAEKQLAIICIYCPARKQGCQWIGRKILANEHVSTCAYILRECPNGCKQLISRSRLAQHLQELCELSVVQCRLCNETIRHEEEQRHLSTVCTKQPVKCHNNCSSSGLMLPRDELEDHLKVCSKRVTACPIDNCHKEMNPDEIEQHCENSVTEHISCVNDGYNALKTMVDSMRVSLEDQARKVRQQLDNEQSRLQALSESTRKSEEGMSELLTYTKIAQQQTLEQCYHSVDGLQKHIKENVSALEKLMTPLTEKLIKMEEIVSMQDIKIRQCESDLRSRRESDGVSQASQRQFNAHDKVISTHEVKLSEHSLRIDMLDCKSTSGVLLWKISDTRRRQRDAVSGKTLSIYSQPFYTSPNGYKMCARMFLNGDGMGRGTHLSLFFVLMRGEYDGLLPWPFQHKITLVLLNQNGGRHIADTFRPDPSSSSFMRPKNDVNVASGCPLFTPLATLDQDGYILNDSMFIKIIVDTASAFRPDARH; via the exons ATGGTCGACACGACGTCGACCACCGCGTCGTTGGAGGGTGTAGGTTCGGATGATCAAaacgatgacgacgacgacgacgacataTCAAGAGCGAGTCTACATGGTGTCGGCTTGGCGTCAGAGCTGCGTTACGACTACGCAGATTCGGTTAACGACCTGCGATGTGCCAGGTGTCGTGAAGTACTACAAGGGGAAGTCGTTCAGGCCGTTTGTGGGCATAGGATTGACAGCTACTGTTACAAGCAGATCAT GCTCAACTGCAATCAACCGAGCTGTCCTGCCTGTGATACAGTTTTGGATGCAAAAAAG TGTTGGCGAGACGTATTTGCTGAGAAACAGCTTGCAATTATTTGCATCTACTGTCCGGCTAGAAAGCAAGGCTGTCAATGGATCGGAAGGAAAATATTAGCTAAT GAGCATGTGTCCACCTGCGCATACATTCTTAGAGAATGTCCGAACGGCTGCAAACAACTCATTAGTCGCTCACGACTAGCACAGCACCTCCAAGAGCTGTGTGAGTTGAGTGTGGTGCAATGTCGGCTATGCAATGAGACAATTAGACATGAAGAGGAacag CGACATTTGTCTACCGTGTGCACCAAGCAACCAGTGAAATGTCATAACAACTGTAGCAGTTCCGGATTAATGTTGCCACGAGACGAG CTTGAAGATCATTTGAAAGTGTGCAGCAAACGAGTTACCGCTTGCCCAATAGATAACTGCCACAAAGAG ATGAACCCAGATGAGATTGAGCAACATTGCGAAAATTCAGTTACAGAACACATCAGCTGCGTAAATGATGGCTACAACGCACTCAAGACAATGGTTGACTCCATGAGAGTATCCCTAGAGGACCAAGCGCGAAAGGTGCGACAACAGCTAGACAATGAACAAAGTAGATTACAAGCACTGAGTGAGAGTACTAGGAAATCAGAAGAAGGGATGAGTGAATTATTGACTTACACAAAGATTGCCCAACAGCAGACATTAGAACAATGCTATCATTCAGTCGATGGTCTGCAGAAGCACATCAAGGAGAACGTGTCTGCACTTGAAAAACTGATGACACCACTCACAGAGAAGCTAATCAAGATGGAAGAGATCGTTTCAATGCAAGATATTAAAATCAGACAATGTGAAAGTGACTTGAGATCGAGGAGGGAATCAGATGGAGTCAGTCAAGCATCACAGCGACAGTTCAATGCACACGACAAGGTAATCTCAACTCACGAAGTCAAACTATCAGAACACTCTCTCAGAATCGACATGCTGGATTGCAAGAGCACGAGTGGTGTACTACTATGGAAGATCAGTGACACGAGGAGACGACAAAGAGATGCAGTGAGCGGCAAGACATTATCCATCTACTCTCAGCCATTCTACACATCACCAAACGGATACAAGATGTGTGCACGAATGTTTCTCAATGGAGATGGAATGGGACGAGGCACACATCTGTCTCTATTTTTCGTTTTGATGAGAGGAGAGTACGATGGACTTCTACCATGGCCGTTTCAACACAAAATCACTCTTGTACTGCTTAATCAGAATGGTGGCCGACACATCGCAGATACATTTCGACCGGATCCATCTTCTTCTTCATTTATGAGACCAAAGAACGACGTAAATGTGGCGAGTGGTTGCCCATTGTTTACACCCTTAGCAACACTGGATCAGGATGGCTACATACTGAATGACAGCATGTTCATTAAGATCATTGTCGACACAGCAAGTGCCTTTAGACCAGATGCAAGACACTAA
- the LOC134198630 gene encoding TNF receptor-associated factor 3-like isoform X2: MVDTTSTTASLEGVGSDDQNDDDDDDDISRASLHGVGLASELRYDYADSVNDLRCARLNCNQPSCPACDTVLDAKKCWRDVFAEKQLAIICIYCPARKQGCQWIGRKILANEHVSTCAYILRECPNGCKQLISRSRLAQHLQELCELSVVQCRLCNETIRHEEEQRHLSTVCTKQPVKCHNNCSSSGLMLPRDELEDHLKVCSKRVTACPIDNCHKEMNPDEIEQHCENSVTEHISCVNDGYNALKTMVDSMRVSLEDQARKVRQQLDNEQSRLQALSESTRKSEEGMSELLTYTKIAQQQTLEQCYHSVDGLQKHIKENVSALEKLMTPLTEKLIKMEEIVSMQDIKIRQCESDLRSRRESDGVSQASQRQFNAHDKVISTHEVKLSEHSLRIDMLDCKSTSGVLLWKISDTRRRQRDAVSGKTLSIYSQPFYTSPNGYKMCARMFLNGDGMGRGTHLSLFFVLMRGEYDGLLPWPFQHKITLVLLNQNGGRHIADTFRPDPSSSSFMRPKNDVNVASGCPLFTPLATLDQDGYILNDSMFIKIIVDTASAFRPDARH, translated from the exons ATGGTCGACACGACGTCGACCACCGCGTCGTTGGAGGGTGTAGGTTCGGATGATCAAaacgatgacgacgacgacgacgacataTCAAGAGCGAGTCTACATGGTGTCGGCTTGGCGTCAGAGCTGCGTTACGACTACGCAGATTCGGTTAACGACCTGCGATGTGCCAG GCTCAACTGCAATCAACCGAGCTGTCCTGCCTGTGATACAGTTTTGGATGCAAAAAAG TGTTGGCGAGACGTATTTGCTGAGAAACAGCTTGCAATTATTTGCATCTACTGTCCGGCTAGAAAGCAAGGCTGTCAATGGATCGGAAGGAAAATATTAGCTAAT GAGCATGTGTCCACCTGCGCATACATTCTTAGAGAATGTCCGAACGGCTGCAAACAACTCATTAGTCGCTCACGACTAGCACAGCACCTCCAAGAGCTGTGTGAGTTGAGTGTGGTGCAATGTCGGCTATGCAATGAGACAATTAGACATGAAGAGGAacag CGACATTTGTCTACCGTGTGCACCAAGCAACCAGTGAAATGTCATAACAACTGTAGCAGTTCCGGATTAATGTTGCCACGAGACGAG CTTGAAGATCATTTGAAAGTGTGCAGCAAACGAGTTACCGCTTGCCCAATAGATAACTGCCACAAAGAG ATGAACCCAGATGAGATTGAGCAACATTGCGAAAATTCAGTTACAGAACACATCAGCTGCGTAAATGATGGCTACAACGCACTCAAGACAATGGTTGACTCCATGAGAGTATCCCTAGAGGACCAAGCGCGAAAGGTGCGACAACAGCTAGACAATGAACAAAGTAGATTACAAGCACTGAGTGAGAGTACTAGGAAATCAGAAGAAGGGATGAGTGAATTATTGACTTACACAAAGATTGCCCAACAGCAGACATTAGAACAATGCTATCATTCAGTCGATGGTCTGCAGAAGCACATCAAGGAGAACGTGTCTGCACTTGAAAAACTGATGACACCACTCACAGAGAAGCTAATCAAGATGGAAGAGATCGTTTCAATGCAAGATATTAAAATCAGACAATGTGAAAGTGACTTGAGATCGAGGAGGGAATCAGATGGAGTCAGTCAAGCATCACAGCGACAGTTCAATGCACACGACAAGGTAATCTCAACTCACGAAGTCAAACTATCAGAACACTCTCTCAGAATCGACATGCTGGATTGCAAGAGCACGAGTGGTGTACTACTATGGAAGATCAGTGACACGAGGAGACGACAAAGAGATGCAGTGAGCGGCAAGACATTATCCATCTACTCTCAGCCATTCTACACATCACCAAACGGATACAAGATGTGTGCACGAATGTTTCTCAATGGAGATGGAATGGGACGAGGCACACATCTGTCTCTATTTTTCGTTTTGATGAGAGGAGAGTACGATGGACTTCTACCATGGCCGTTTCAACACAAAATCACTCTTGTACTGCTTAATCAGAATGGTGGCCGACACATCGCAGATACATTTCGACCGGATCCATCTTCTTCTTCATTTATGAGACCAAAGAACGACGTAAATGTGGCGAGTGGTTGCCCATTGTTTACACCCTTAGCAACACTGGATCAGGATGGCTACATACTGAATGACAGCATGTTCATTAAGATCATTGTCGACACAGCAAGTGCCTTTAGACCAGATGCAAGACACTAA